The following coding sequences are from one Sulfurimonas crateris window:
- a CDS encoding phosphoribosylanthranilate isomerase has product MRTKICGITSYEDAMTAIEAGADALGFVFYEPSPRYISPKEARAIIKRLPPFVEKVALFVNSDAQVINSYCQEAGATLAQIHFEAPDELYEQLFVPYIKVVRAKEPSDILKFSDEYRLVDAYCESYGGSGKRLNIEWFKGVECSKIILAGGLDAQNVSSLKEYGFYGVDVSSGVELSYGKKDTLKVKEFIKNAKK; this is encoded by the coding sequence ATGCGCACTAAAATTTGCGGGATTACATCTTATGAGGATGCTATGACAGCAATAGAAGCCGGCGCAGATGCGCTGGGCTTTGTTTTTTATGAACCCTCACCTAGATATATCTCCCCAAAAGAGGCTCGCGCAATTATCAAAAGACTTCCTCCCTTTGTCGAGAAGGTCGCTCTCTTTGTAAACAGCGATGCACAGGTCATAAACTCCTACTGCCAAGAAGCGGGAGCGACTCTGGCTCAGATCCACTTTGAAGCCCCAGATGAACTTTATGAGCAGCTTTTTGTTCCATATATAAAAGTGGTTCGTGCCAAAGAGCCAAGCGATATTTTGAAATTCAGCGACGAGTACAGACTTGTCGATGCCTACTGTGAGAGTTACGGCGGAAGCGGTAAAAGATTGAACATTGAGTGGTTCAAAGGTGTTGAGTGCTCAAAGATAATACTCGCAGGAGGATTAGATGCACAAAATGTCTCATCTCTCAAAGAGTACGGCTTTTACGGTGTCGATGTAAGCAGCGGAGTCGAGCTCTCTTACGGCAAAAAAGATACTTTAAAAGTCAAAGAATTTATAAAAAATGCAAAAAAGTAA
- a CDS encoding phytoene desaturase family protein translates to MKDFAVVGSGIGGSSIAALLSAKGYDVILFEKEPYLGGCSSSFSRGGYSYNTGATTFAGYEEGHIVKEIFELIDFKPDLIRTDPSIVVIQNEKTTLRYRDFDQFFEILHSNYPHAKNRAFWEMVYKINQEFYTFSGHYYANANIFSKTRSLLSFVPLFSKFKKYLLADAKSFIEDFFGIIDKEYFGFLESQVLIVAQAPLREINFFTAALSLAYTFNENYYVKGGFSTLFDGITKRVGEVHRKSEVRSIVRHSEYFELHLKDEVFKAKKVILNSTVYESGKLFSDSKIKDYYKKYEKLDNHQSSFMLYMTIKSERDFHHHYQIIQENQFPHTISKAVFVSFSDKEESRFAPKGYYSITASVHTDSRYWEDKESYKAKKRELEDILKALILEKLGIEKDEVVQSFGATSKTFDRYIKRAQLGGNAMTFKNFLPFLPGNDTPIKNLYNVGDTVFAAQGWPGVMLGVKNLQRLLGA, encoded by the coding sequence ATGAAAGATTTTGCAGTAGTGGGTTCTGGCATCGGTGGAAGTTCTATAGCTGCTCTTTTGAGCGCTAAAGGGTATGATGTCATCTTGTTTGAAAAAGAGCCATATCTTGGCGGTTGCAGCTCCTCTTTTTCAAGAGGCGGCTATAGTTACAACACAGGTGCGACAACTTTTGCCGGATATGAAGAGGGGCATATTGTAAAAGAGATATTTGAGCTCATTGATTTTAAACCCGATCTTATAAGAACCGATCCATCTATCGTTGTTATACAAAATGAAAAAACAACCCTCAGATATAGAGACTTTGATCAATTCTTTGAAATACTCCACTCCAACTATCCGCACGCAAAAAACAGAGCATTTTGGGAGATGGTATATAAGATAAACCAAGAGTTTTACACTTTTAGCGGACACTACTATGCAAATGCGAACATCTTCTCAAAAACGAGATCGCTTCTTAGTTTTGTGCCACTTTTTTCAAAGTTTAAAAAGTATCTTTTAGCAGATGCCAAGAGTTTTATAGAGGATTTTTTTGGAATAATCGACAAGGAGTATTTTGGATTTTTAGAGTCTCAGGTACTCATTGTCGCACAAGCACCGCTAAGAGAGATAAATTTCTTTACCGCTGCACTCTCACTCGCTTATACTTTCAATGAAAATTACTATGTCAAAGGCGGTTTTAGCACTCTTTTTGACGGCATAACCAAGCGCGTTGGCGAGGTGCATAGAAAAAGTGAAGTAAGATCGATAGTGCGTCATAGCGAATATTTTGAGCTGCATCTAAAAGATGAGGTGTTTAAGGCAAAAAAAGTGATCTTAAACTCAACGGTTTATGAGAGCGGCAAACTTTTTAGCGACTCTAAGATAAAAGATTATTATAAAAAGTATGAAAAATTGGATAATCATCAAAGTTCGTTTATGCTCTATATGACCATAAAGAGCGAGAGAGATTTTCACCATCACTACCAAATCATTCAAGAGAATCAATTTCCACACACTATCTCAAAGGCTGTATTTGTCTCTTTTTCGGATAAAGAGGAGAGTAGATTCGCGCCTAAAGGTTACTATAGTATTACAGCATCAGTGCACACAGACAGCAGATACTGGGAAGATAAAGAGAGTTATAAAGCTAAAAAAAGGGAGCTTGAAGATATACTTAAAGCATTGATCCTCGAAAAACTTGGGATAGAAAAAGATGAAGTAGTGCAGAGCTTTGGTGCGACTTCAAAAACATTTGATCGCTACATAAAAAGAGCACAACTTGGAGGCAACGCAATGACATTTAAGAACTTTCTTCCATTTTTGCCCGGAAATGACACGCCAATAAAAAACCTTTACAATGTCGGGGATACGGTCTTTGCCGCTCAAGGCTGGCCGGGTGTTATGCTGGGAGTAAAAAATCTCCAAAGGCTCCTTGGTGCATAA
- a CDS encoding beta-ketoacyl-ACP synthase II, which translates to MKRVVVTGLGMINAVGNDKESSFKAICDGECGIDTITLFDPENYSVKIAGEVKDFDPSTVMEAKEVKKADRFIHLGLKAAQEAMAEANLPQDTDMERFGISAGSGIGGLPSIEKNSVILETKGSKRISPFFIPGALVNMLGGFVSIEHGTKGPNLSSVTACAAGTHAISEAVKTIMCGGADKMLVVSAECAITGVGVGGFASMKALSTRNDDPKKASRPFDAERDGFVMGEGAAALVLEVYEEAVARGANIYGEIIGFGESGDANHITTPSLDGPARAMKAAYTMAGKPKLDYVNAHGTSTPINDKNETTAVKELLGGKENCPPMSSIKGQIGHCLGAAGGIEAVVCLMAMRDGIIPPTINYKNPDENCDLDIVPNKARRAELNTVMSNSFGFGGTNGVLIFKKI; encoded by the coding sequence ATGAAAAGAGTTGTAGTTACTGGTTTAGGCATGATAAATGCAGTTGGAAATGATAAAGAGAGTTCTTTTAAAGCTATATGTGACGGCGAATGCGGAATTGATACTATTACTCTTTTTGACCCAGAAAATTACAGCGTAAAAATAGCAGGAGAGGTTAAAGATTTTGACCCTTCAACGGTAATGGAAGCAAAAGAGGTCAAAAAAGCGGACAGATTTATCCACCTTGGCCTAAAAGCTGCACAAGAAGCGATGGCTGAAGCCAACCTTCCGCAAGATACAGATATGGAGAGATTCGGTATAAGTGCTGGTTCTGGTATCGGCGGACTACCATCAATCGAGAAAAACTCTGTTATCTTAGAGACCAAAGGTTCAAAAAGAATAAGTCCATTTTTTATCCCCGGAGCTCTTGTAAATATGCTTGGCGGTTTTGTCTCTATAGAGCACGGAACAAAGGGACCTAACTTATCAAGTGTAACAGCATGTGCTGCAGGGACTCACGCAATAAGCGAAGCGGTAAAGACAATTATGTGCGGCGGAGCGGATAAGATGCTAGTTGTTTCAGCTGAGTGCGCAATAACAGGTGTCGGTGTAGGCGGATTTGCTTCGATGAAAGCGCTATCGACAAGAAACGATGACCCTAAGAAAGCTTCTCGTCCTTTTGACGCAGAGCGTGACGGTTTTGTTATGGGAGAGGGTGCGGCAGCACTTGTTTTAGAGGTATATGAAGAAGCAGTTGCTCGCGGAGCAAATATCTACGGAGAGATCATAGGTTTTGGTGAGAGCGGCGATGCAAACCACATTACCACTCCAAGCCTTGACGGTCCAGCTCGTGCTATGAAAGCAGCGTATACAATGGCTGGTAAGCCTAAACTAGACTATGTAAATGCGCATGGAACAAGTACACCGATAAACGATAAGAATGAGACCACTGCAGTTAAAGAGCTGCTAGGCGGTAAAGAGAACTGTCCTCCGATGAGCTCTATAAAAGGTCAGATAGGTCACTGTCTTGGTGCAGCAGGCGGTATTGAGGCTGTAGTATGTCTAATGGCTATGCGTGATGGAATAATCCCTCCGACCATCAATTATAAAAATCCAGATGAAAATTGTGATCTCGATATTGTTCCAAATAAGGCAAGACGCGCCGAACTAAATACTGTTATGAGTAACTCTTTTGGCTTTGGCGGAACAAACGGCGTTTTAATATTCAAAAAAATCTAA
- a CDS encoding LytR/AlgR family response regulator transcription factor, translated as MKIVIVDDEELARARLARMLRTLGHDAIEASNADEAIKALRQESADIVFLDINMPKVSGLELGYELKYIDPNIAIVFQTAYEEHALKAFDIGAVGYLVKPYSLEQVKQTIERLNSSKQKDQDLRILSKTGDNYLLLKPEEIYYVKADLSEVMLRSAKGFSYYAQKISDLEKKLHGHNFVRIHRSFLINVDEIKEIETIEQSKLRFRFKNVSDTVESSKDGAKKFRNMFG; from the coding sequence ATGAAAATAGTAATAGTAGATGATGAGGAGCTCGCAAGAGCCCGCCTTGCAAGGATGTTACGAACTCTTGGACATGATGCGATAGAGGCATCAAATGCAGATGAGGCTATAAAAGCACTTAGGCAAGAGAGTGCAGATATCGTCTTTTTGGATATAAATATGCCAAAAGTGAGCGGATTAGAACTGGGATACGAGCTTAAATATATAGATCCAAATATCGCTATTGTTTTTCAGACAGCCTACGAAGAGCATGCTCTCAAAGCCTTTGATATCGGAGCAGTAGGCTACTTGGTAAAGCCGTACTCTCTTGAGCAGGTAAAACAGACTATAGAGCGCCTAAACAGCTCAAAGCAAAAAGATCAGGATCTTAGAATACTGAGTAAAACAGGGGATAACTACCTGCTCTTAAAACCGGAGGAGATCTACTACGTCAAAGCAGATTTAAGTGAAGTGATGCTTCGAAGTGCAAAGGGATTCTCCTACTATGCACAGAAGATCTCTGACCTTGAAAAAAAACTTCATGGGCACAATTTTGTTCGGATTCATCGCTCTTTTCTTATCAACGTTGATGAAATAAAAGAGATAGAGACAATAGAGCAAAGCAAGCTGCGTTTTAGATTTAAAAATGTATCCGATACAGTAGAATCAAGTAAAGATGGTGCAAAAAAATTTAGAAATATGTTTGGATAG
- a CDS encoding sensor histidine kinase: MHNIALHIKAKDWFYILLIGLFFGMFLSSLGYMLLEYPWIEGAVFGALIGVGIALFALVFISYMNKKILPKLPEIYWTPLSMLFSFLSGFLGTLVSVFLAKILHIKLITSFEEQIAAVSVSIGVLTYIVGALLYRFVKMRNQKDLIDYEYVQSRLRSLETQLNPHFLFNALNSIAELIHHDKDKAEEAILRVSAFLRNTMNEKALLSLEDEIRNVKDYVELENIRFGNKIKLHIKPISKLWRLPKFSVQLLVENAIKHGFDQGKESLNIFISFEEKKNLIIIKNDGESMMGDKFGVGLSNLQQRLELLCGGSVEVYDKIEPTFYIYLGSCNENSNSR, encoded by the coding sequence GTGCATAATATAGCTCTTCACATAAAAGCAAAAGATTGGTTTTATATACTGCTTATCGGGCTTTTCTTTGGAATGTTTTTGTCCTCTTTGGGTTATATGCTATTGGAGTACCCATGGATTGAAGGGGCTGTTTTTGGCGCTTTAATAGGAGTGGGCATCGCGCTTTTTGCTCTTGTTTTTATCTCTTACATGAACAAAAAAATCCTTCCCAAACTGCCTGAGATATACTGGACACCGCTCTCTATGCTTTTTTCATTTTTATCCGGTTTTTTGGGAACTCTTGTAAGTGTTTTTTTAGCAAAGATTTTACATATAAAACTTATAACTTCATTTGAGGAGCAAATAGCCGCTGTCTCCGTATCAATAGGTGTTTTGACTTATATTGTGGGGGCACTGCTATATAGATTTGTAAAGATGAGAAACCAAAAAGATCTTATTGATTATGAGTATGTTCAAAGTCGTCTGCGCTCTCTTGAGACACAGCTAAATCCTCATTTTCTATTTAACGCCCTTAACTCAATAGCCGAGCTTATACATCATGATAAAGATAAGGCAGAAGAGGCAATATTGAGAGTTTCGGCATTTTTGCGTAACACCATGAATGAAAAAGCTCTTCTTAGTCTTGAAGATGAGATACGAAATGTTAAAGATTATGTAGAGTTGGAAAATATCCGTTTTGGCAATAAAATAAAACTTCATATAAAACCAATTTCAAAGCTCTGGAGGCTGCCTAAGTTTTCAGTACAGCTTCTTGTAGAAAATGCGATCAAACACGGATTTGACCAAGGTAAAGAGAGTCTAAATATTTTTATCTCTTTTGAAGAGAAAAAAAATCTTATAATTATAAAAAATGATGGAGAGAGCATGATGGGAGATAAGTTTGGAGTAGGGCTTTCAAACTTACAGCAGAGGCTTGAGCTCTTATGCGGAGGAAGTGTAGAGGTCTATGATAAAATAGAGCCTACATTTTATATATATCTGGGAAGTTGTAATGAAAATAGTAATAGTAGATGA
- the accA gene encoding acetyl-CoA carboxylase carboxyl transferase subunit alpha — MATYLDFEYKIKFIQEDIISAQVRHDEVALQSLQENLDKEVSKIFNNLSPFQKLQLARHTDRPYALDYINLLMRDKYEIHGDRHFRDDAAILCYIGYIGNEKVMVIGEQKGRGTKNKIKRNFGMPHPEGYRKALRAAKLAEKFNIPVLMLIDTPGAYPGIGAEERNQSEAIARNLLELSELKTPTISVVIGEGGSGGALAIGVADKFAMMRYSVFSVISPEGCSAILWNDPAKAEAATNAMKITSEDLKELDLIDDIIAEPLIGAHRDRDGAAAAIGEYFLEELTKLRAMSEEERMEARYKKLTGVGAYSE, encoded by the coding sequence TTGGCAACATATTTAGACTTTGAGTATAAGATCAAGTTTATTCAAGAGGATATAATCTCTGCGCAGGTTCGTCATGACGAAGTTGCACTTCAAAGCCTCCAAGAGAACTTGGACAAAGAAGTCTCAAAGATATTTAACAATCTCTCTCCTTTTCAAAAGCTACAGCTTGCTCGCCATACCGACAGACCTTATGCACTTGATTATATCAATCTGCTTATGAGAGACAAGTACGAGATACATGGCGACAGACACTTTCGTGATGATGCTGCAATTCTTTGCTACATCGGCTATATCGGAAACGAAAAAGTTATGGTTATCGGTGAGCAAAAAGGTCGCGGAACAAAGAATAAGATAAAAAGAAATTTCGGTATGCCGCATCCTGAGGGGTATAGAAAAGCTCTTCGTGCAGCAAAGCTTGCTGAAAAATTTAATATTCCCGTGCTTATGCTTATAGACACTCCGGGCGCATATCCTGGAATCGGAGCTGAAGAGAGAAATCAGAGTGAAGCGATCGCTAGAAATCTTCTTGAACTCTCAGAGCTTAAAACACCGACGATCTCTGTAGTTATCGGAGAAGGCGGAAGCGGTGGTGCTCTTGCTATCGGTGTTGCAGATAAGTTCGCTATGATGAGATACTCTGTATTTAGCGTTATCTCGCCTGAGGGGTGTTCTGCAATTTTATGGAACGACCCCGCAAAAGCAGAAGCCGCAACAAATGCTATGAAGATAACGAGTGAAGACCTAAAAGAGTTGGATCTAATTGATGATATTATAGCTGAGCCGCTTATAGGCGCTCATAGAGACAGAGACGGTGCAGCAGCTGCAATCGGTGAGTACTTTTTAGAAGAGCTAACGAAACTTCGCGCAATGAGCGAAGAAGAGAGAATGGAAGCTAGATATAAAAAGCTTACAGGCGTTGGAGCATATAGCGAATAA
- a CDS encoding 3'-5' exonuclease, translating to MLSTDFSLDSKSIHKLSSKGLSLKSLKEQIDEDLEFLLQLWHSQGLEILKQQGSFYFATKFIPLESATFCIVDIETNGSKIEKHQIIEIAAVKVKGGKIIETFDSLVNCKEINPHITEITGISTEDTKDAPSLKEVMYEFKNFLSDSVFVAHDVKFDYRFISLSLQKVGLVPLLNRSLCSLSLAERTIASYRYALSYLNESFSLNPSATHHRAMSDVLTTYELFKLSLGNLDEGIKNVEDLIKFSKEGKILKRPRFDPLLEEAKE from the coding sequence ATGCTTAGTACCGACTTCTCATTAGATTCAAAAAGTATTCACAAACTCTCATCAAAAGGGCTCTCTCTAAAGAGCCTTAAAGAGCAGATAGATGAGGATCTGGAGTTCCTTCTGCAGCTTTGGCACTCTCAAGGTTTGGAGATACTCAAACAGCAGGGAAGCTTCTATTTTGCTACAAAGTTTATTCCGCTTGAGAGCGCTACATTCTGTATAGTCGATATTGAGACAAACGGCTCAAAAATTGAGAAGCATCAGATAATAGAGATAGCAGCTGTAAAGGTGAAAGGTGGCAAGATCATAGAGACGTTCGACTCACTTGTCAACTGCAAAGAGATAAATCCGCACATAACAGAAATAACCGGCATAAGTACCGAGGACACAAAAGATGCACCAAGCTTAAAAGAGGTCATGTATGAGTTTAAAAACTTTTTATCAGACTCAGTATTTGTTGCGCACGATGTAAAATTTGACTATAGGTTTATCTCTTTGAGCCTTCAGAAGGTAGGATTGGTACCTCTTTTAAACAGAAGCCTCTGTTCACTCTCACTAGCTGAGAGGACCATTGCATCATATAGATATGCGCTCTCGTATCTAAATGAGTCGTTCAGTCTAAACCCTAGTGCAACTCATCATAGAGCAATGAGCGATGTACTTACAACATACGAACTCTTTAAGTTGTCTCTTGGTAATTTGGATGAGGGTATAAAAAATGTTGAAGATCTTATAAAGTTTTCAAAAGAGGGAAAAATACTAAAAAGACCGAGGTTTGACCCTCTGCTTGAAGAAGCAAAAGAGTAG
- the acpP gene encoding acyl carrier protein: MALLDDIREVVVEQLGVNADEVKEDAKFVEDLGADSLDVVELVMALEEKFDIEIPDDEAEKIQTVKDVVNYIENK, from the coding sequence ATGGCACTTTTAGATGATATTAGAGAAGTAGTAGTTGAACAATTAGGCGTTAATGCTGATGAAGTAAAAGAAGACGCGAAGTTTGTAGAAGATTTAGGTGCTGATAGCCTTGATGTTGTTGAATTAGTAATGGCACTTGAAGAGAAATTCGATATCGAAATCCCTGATGATGAAGCAGAAAAGATTCAAACTGTTAAAGACGTTGTTAACTATATAGAGAACAAATAA